Sequence from the Aromatoleum petrolei genome:
AAAACGCGAACTCGACCGTCTCCAGCGTCCGGAAAATCACGCATAGATAGATCTCGTCGGCTAGGAAATCCTCGCGTGACCAGTCGTCCTTGGTGCTCTTGTTGATGCGATGCGGGGCGCGGGGGAAGGGAACGAGGGCGGAGCGGTCTTCGCCGGCGAGGATGATCTTGCCCGTCGCGCGATCGTCCTCGGCGCCCCAGCGCCAGCGCACGAGGGCGGGCTTGGACCAGTCCTTGCGGCCTGCAATGCAGCATGTTGCGCCCGCGCCCCCTCCGAAAGCATCGACATTTCCCGCCCATGCGTCTTCCACGACGATGTTCGGCGCATAGCGATTCGTGTGGTTCACCGGGACCAGCATCTGGCCAGGCTCATTGCCCGAGGTGACGGGGTTCGCGCAGGACGCGAGAGCGAGGGCGGTCAGCGCCGCGAGCGCCGGATTCGAGATTCTCATGCTTGTGACGGTTACGTAATGGAAAGGCCGTTCATTTCGTGCGTCCACGGCGGTAGCCGTGATGACATCGGGGCAGGGAGTGTACTCCGTCCGCTAGAGAAAATGACAAATGAAATATGAGGGAGAGAGGGCAACGGGCATTTGCGTCGTCCTCCAACTGTTGGCGGTAAGGCTCAGGTCGATTGACCGGCCGCGCCCGAAGCGCGTTCACCTGCACTCCGCTGCATACAGATGAATAATTGTTCATTCAACACTTGATTTCGCAAAACCTCACGGGTAGAGTGAACGAACATTCAGTCAGTGGATGGACATCAAACAGACTGAAGTGAAGGCAAGAGCGGGTGGGGGTTGGAAGGATTTGGCCGGAAAGGCTCCCCGACAGGGCGGATCGCCCAGAGGGCTGGGCAATCACAAGGAGACGGATTCATGAACGACGGATTGTTTGACCAGTTCAAGGAGTGGTACGAGAAGCGCCATGACTACGCCCGCGCGTGGAAGGCACGCACTGGCGGCCAGGTCGTTGCGACGATGTGCACCTACACGCCCGAGGAACTGCTGATCGCGGCCGGCATGCTGCCGGTGCGCGTGCTGGGCGCGCACGAGCCGCAGAACGTCACCGAGCCGCACATCTTCGGCATGTTCTGTCCGTTCTGTCGCGACTCGCTGGCGCAGGGCCTGCTGGGCCGCTTCGACTACGCGGAAGGCGTGACGCTGACCCAATCCTGCATCCAGTACCGCCAGGCCTACAGCTCCTGGCGCCAGAACGTGCCGACCGTGAAGTGGGACTACTACGTCGCGATGCCCAACGACGTGCAATCGCCGCATTCGCGCAAGGCGCACCGCGCCGAAGTGCAGGCCTTCCGCGTGTTCCTGCAGACGCTGACCGGCAAGACGATCACCGACGACATGCTGCGCGAGGCGCTCGCCGTGATGGACGAGAACCGCCGGCTGCTGCGTGAGCTGTTCGACTACCGCAAGGCCGACGAGCCCAAGGTCACCGGCGTCGAGGCGCTGTATGCGTCGATCACCGCGCAGTTCATCGACAAGCGCGAGCACAACGAAATGCTGCGGAAGGTGCTCGCCGCGCTGCCGAAGCGCCAGGTCACGCGCCCGACCGGCGCCCGCTTCATGACGATCGGATCGGAAAACGACGACGTCGCCTTCATGGCGATGGTCGAGTCGGTCGGTGCCACCATCGTCATCGACGACCAGTGCTCGGGCACCCGCTACTTCTGGAACGCGTCGAAGAACGACGACGACGTCGTCAAGGCGATCGCCGAACGCTACTGCGACCGCCCGGCCTGCCCGACCAAGGACTACCCGGCGCACACCCGTTTCGCGCACGTGCTGAATCTCGCCAAGGAATACAAGGTGCAGGCGGCCGTCTTCCTGCAGCAGAAGTTCTGCGATCCGCACGAGGGCGACTACCCGGATCTCAAGCGCCACCTCGAGGCCAACGGAATCCCGACGCTGTTCCTCGAGTTCGACATCACCAACCCGATCGGCCCGTTCCGCATCCGCATCGAGGCGATGCTGGAGACGCTGAGCGAAGAAGAACTGTTCTGAGCCCGACAGGAGACAAGACATGGATACGAAGGCAATCTACCCGACCGAGCAGCTCAAGCTGTGGGGCAAGGCCAAGCAGTTGCGCGAGCAGTACTACCACAACTACGCCCGCGCCAAGGACAACGGCGGCATCCGCTGGTCCGCGGCGGGCTGGTCCTTCGACGCGATCCCGACCTCGCTCGGCGACGACGTCTATCCGCTGACCGGCGAGCCGTACTCGGCCGGCGTGTCGCTCGACAAGAAGTTCACCCAGCGCTGCCTCGACGCCGCCGAGTCCTACGGCTTCGCGCGCGACATGTGCTCCTACATGCGCATCTACTGGGGCAGCATGCACCTGGATGAATACTTCTACGGCGGCAAGTGGCCGACCTCGGACTTCATCTTCCAGACGCAGATCTGCTGCTCGCACGCGAAGTGGTACCAGCACGTCGCGCACGTGAAGAAGATCCCCGACTTCTATGTCGACGTGTCGGTCGGCGCGTACAAGGACCTCACGCCCGAGCGCCTCGACTACGTCACGAGCCAGCTGCACGACTCGATCGAGTTCGTCGAGAAGGCGACCGGGCGCAAGTGCGACGACGAGCTGCTGATCCGCGCGATCAGGAACGAGATGCGCTCGACCAGCCGCTGGGCGCAGATCTGCGAGCTGCAGAAGGCGCGGCCCGCGCCGCTCGACGAGAAGACCATGTACTCGCTGTATGTGCTGTGCATCCTGCACAAATCCTCGCAGTGGTGCGCGGACTTCATGGACGAGCTGTACGACGA
This genomic interval carries:
- a CDS encoding DUF3304 domain-containing protein, which codes for MRISNPALAALTALALASCANPVTSGNEPGQMLVPVNHTNRYAPNIVVEDAWAGNVDAFGGGAGATCCIAGRKDWSKPALVRWRWGAEDDRATGKIILAGEDRSALVPFPRAPHRINKSTKDDWSREDFLADEIYLCVIFRTLETVEFAFSSTRSGCKAK
- the bzdN gene encoding benzoyl-CoA reductase, bzd-type, subunit N, with amino-acid sequence MNDGLFDQFKEWYEKRHDYARAWKARTGGQVVATMCTYTPEELLIAAGMLPVRVLGAHEPQNVTEPHIFGMFCPFCRDSLAQGLLGRFDYAEGVTLTQSCIQYRQAYSSWRQNVPTVKWDYYVAMPNDVQSPHSRKAHRAEVQAFRVFLQTLTGKTITDDMLREALAVMDENRRLLRELFDYRKADEPKVTGVEALYASITAQFIDKREHNEMLRKVLAALPKRQVTRPTGARFMTIGSENDDVAFMAMVESVGATIVIDDQCSGTRYFWNASKNDDDVVKAIAERYCDRPACPTKDYPAHTRFAHVLNLAKEYKVQAAVFLQQKFCDPHEGDYPDLKRHLEANGIPTLFLEFDITNPIGPFRIRIEAMLETLSEEELF
- the bzdO gene encoding benzoyl-CoA reductase, bzd-type, subunit O — encoded protein: MDTKAIYPTEQLKLWGKAKQLREQYYHNYARAKDNGGIRWSAAGWSFDAIPTSLGDDVYPLTGEPYSAGVSLDKKFTQRCLDAAESYGFARDMCSYMRIYWGSMHLDEYFYGGKWPTSDFIFQTQICCSHAKWYQHVAHVKKIPDFYVDVSVGAYKDLTPERLDYVTSQLHDSIEFVEKATGRKCDDELLIRAIRNEMRSTSRWAQICELQKARPAPLDEKTMYSLYVLCILHKSSQWCADFMDELYDEVKDRVARGIAAVANERCRLMSDTQPPWPFLKIFRYLESYGAVSIGSLYTFGLEGTWEYKEDGSWGARTVPWEKGIAMNDRDTALRLYADWNLSKPLWQQFFDPSVKSEMMLDIARDWGVDGCMMHLNRGCEGLSVGIMENRQAMAKAGIPIMTYEGNMGDEREFDEVRTQARVDAFMEQLGLRRLAA